The DNA window CGGAACGTCCTTTGTCCAGGCGGCGATTGTACTGGTCCATGTAGCTGCCGGGGTCCCCAAACTCATCGCTCGAAGCCACGTCGTCGAGAAACTTTGAGAAAGTATAGTGAGCCAGAAACGCAAGGCCATTCGAGAAGCGGCGCTCTGCCTTAAAGAAGACCGCGTGATAAGTCGAGTTGCCAATTGCCGGATTCAACTGCGTCACATTACTGAACTGTGGGAAGGGGCGCAGATTCTGTGTCGTGCCTGGACCAAACTGGCTCGGCAGCAATTGATTTAAGGTCAGGTCATTGGCTGTGAGGTGATGCGAGATATTTGCGAGATAGCCAGTCTCTAAGAGTAAGTTCCCGGGTAGTTCTTTCTGGATATCCAGATTGTATTGATAAGAAACAGGCGAAGGACGATGACGATCAAAGTAAGTGACAGCGGTGGTGGCGCGATCGCCCACTTTCACCGCCCCAAATCCCGGTGTCTCGATGGACGGCCGTGTATAGGCCGGGAATCCGTTTGACAGTTTCAATACATAGGCTGTTTCAGCGGCAGACGCCACGAGGCTGAGATTGTCGGAGAAGCCCAGGCTGGCGCCCGTTGTGACGGTATTGCTGATGTTCGGTCCATAGAGGATGCCGGCGCCTCCGCGGATCACCAGATTCTTGGAGAATGGAGCATTGTAGGCGAAGCCAAAGCGCGGGCCAAAGTTCTTCCAATTGGCGTCGAAGCTTGTGGTCGGGACGCCATTGCGTCCGGCAAAGGTCACCACTCCGGGCGTGCCCGAAATTGGGTTGATCGCCTTGGGGTCAAAGGCATTCATCCGGTTGCCGTCGACATAGCGAGGCAACTCAACTTCCCAGCGCAGTCCAATGTTCAGTGTCAGGCGGCTCGTGATGCGATAGTCATCCTGGGCAAAGAGCGCCCAGTAGGAAGCGCGGCTTGGAATGAGATCTGTCCTGCTGAACGCGGCTGAATTCGCCGCCCCCAGCAGAAAGCTGGCATAGGAATCGCCTGTCGTACCGGCAAAGCCGACGCGATCGGTGATCGAACGGTTGAACACCAGATTCCCGGAGCTCGAAATGTCATTCGACTCATTGTTGTACCCGCGGCGATACTCAAAGCCGGCTTTCAGTGCGTGCTTGCCAGTGAACTTCGATACCGAATCCTGAAACTGCAGATCGGTGATCGGGGTCTGGATGCGGGCAATGGCGCTGTTGGCCACAGCCTGGCCTCCGAGCAGTCCATAGCCCGTCAGGTTGAAGGTCGGGAAGGCCGCTTTCGTCACGCCGGTAAAGCCAAGTTTTCCAGCCCAATCCTCATTGAGCCCGGCACGCGTCTGAATGTACTTCCGCACCATCAAGCTCACCTGAAACTGGTTCAGCAGCGAAGGGCTAAAGGTATGAATGTGGGTGCCCAGAATGCTCTGGATGCGGACATCGGCAAAGGTCGCACCTGGATCCACCACAGGATTTCCATAGGAGCCGACATTCGAGGAGTTGGCGTCATTGATGTAGTAGCGTGCTGACAGCCGGTCGTTGTCTGAGAGATTGTGATCGAGCTTTCCCACCACAATGTTGCGGGCCAGCTGCGAGCGGTCGTTCGCACCGAAGTTGTTCGCGGTACCACTGCGGTTTGGGGTAGGGAAGTAAGCGGTGGCGGCTTTCGCAACGGCGTCAAAGCGGCTGGCCGGAATCTGATTTCCGGGGAAGGGCGCCTTCGCTCCGTCGACGAGCGTGAAGGGGTCATAAATCGGCGCATTTGCAGAGAAGTCCCCGGCACGTTGGGCCAGAGTGGGTACGGTGGTCAACACCGCGTTAGAGGTCGTATTTTGCGTGCGCTCCCAACTGGCGAAGAAATGAGTCTTATCGCGCTGGATCGGCCCGCCCAGTGCCGCGCCGTACTGGTTCAGACGAAGCCGGGGGCGGCTGCTGGCAAAGAAGTTCCGCGCATCGAGCGCCTCGTTCCTCATGTAATCGAAAACGCTGCCGTGGAACTGATTGGTCCCGGAGCGTGTAGAGAGCGCCACAATCCCGCCGGTGGAATGCCCATATTCCGCCGCATAGTTGTTGCTGAGAATGCGAAATTCTTCCAGCGCATCCAGCGGCAAACTGGCAACCTGCGACGGACGCGCCAAGCCCACAACATTCCCGACATTGCCGCCATCGAGCGTAAAGTTCTGGTTGCGGGCACGGCCGCCGGCAATCGAGAAGATGGGGTAGTTTTCAGCGCCTTGGCCAGGGTCGATCATCACCACGCCAGGGGAAAGATTCACCAGCGAGTTTGCCGAACGATTGGGGAGCGGAAGGTTGTCGATGTACTTGTGCCCCACCACTTGGCCAAGGCTGGAGCTCTGTGTCTCTGCCAGATTCGGGTTCGCCTCGACATTTACGGTTTGTGCCTGCCCGGCGATGGCCAGATTGATATCCACCGCGATCACCTGCGCCGTTGTCAGCAGAAGATTGGCGCGAGTGGCGGCCTCAAAGCCAGGAGCTTCGGCAATCACGGTATAGGTACCCGGAAGGATATTGCTCACCCGGTAACCTCCCGCTTCGTTCGTTACAACCGTCGTGCTGATACCGGACGCAGCATTCACCGCCTTGACGGTTGCCCCCGCGACAGGAGCTTGAGATCCGTCTCGCACCACACCGGTAATACTTCCGGTTCCGAGCTGTGCGAGCACGGAAATGACCCCGAAAAAGAATGCAACAAATAATCTAGACATTGTTGATAGGGTATGGGATGAATGGTCCAGTGTCAATGAAGAAGGGGGTTTCAGAGGAATTTTTAACTTCGAGCTATATTGATCTCTACTCCCTGCGGCTCGAAAGGAATTTCCATGCAGCGACGCGATTTCTTGTTCTCCACTGCGACTGTTGGCCTCAGCAGCTGCGTACATAGTGCCAAGCGAGCACAACCCTCCACTCTCATTCCTCCGATCCTGCCGATCCGGGCCCAACTGGATCGCATCTTCCGCGTCACGGTGTGTCTGCGGCCATTTCGCGCCGCCGGGCCCCGGCTCGATGTGGAGAAGGTGGGCGAGAAGATCGTCGTTCACAACTATGGACACGGAGGAAGCGGTTGGTCGCTGTCCTGGGGATCGAGCAGTCTCGCGGTGGAGAAAGCGATGGCCGGCGGTGAGCGGGAGGTGGCCGTGATTGGTTGTGGCGCGCTCGGGATGACTTCTGCAATCCTGCTCCAGCGGGCTGGAGCAAAGGTCACGATCTATGCGAAAGAGCGGCCTCCTGAGGTGCGTTCCTCACGCGCAACGGGGTCCTGGACTCCCGACTCCCGCATCGCCCTCGCCAGCGCGGCTGGACCCAATTTTCCTGCCCTATGGGAGAAAATGTGCCGCACTTCCTTCCATACTTATGAAAGCTATCTTGGGATGGCCGGGGATCCGGTGGAGTGGACCGACCGTTACAATCTCTCCGACGACACTCCCTCGCCCAGCCGCTCCTCTAATGATTCGGAGAACGCGCTCGACTTCGCGCATTATCAGGATCGTGTGGCCGATCTCACTCCCCGTTCTCGGGAATTGCCTCCCGGCAGCCATCCCTTTCCCGCCAGAAAAGTCAGGCGCAACTCGAGTCTGAGCTTCAATATCGCCGCTTATTCCCGGCAGCTGATGAATGACTTCTTCGTCGCGGGCGGAAAAATGGAAACAGTGGAGTTTCGTACGCCGTCAGAACTTAGTAGGCTCCCTGAACGGGTGATCATCAACGCGACCGGCTACGGAGCAAGGGCTCTGTGGAAGGACGAATCGATCATCCCGGTTCGCGGGCAGATTGCCTGGTTGATTCCTCAGCCTGGCGTCCATTATGGGGTTTCCTATCGCAATGTCTATATCCTCGCTCGCCGCGATGGAATTGTGGTCCAAGGTGGCGGGAGAGGCGAGATGGAAGGCTACAACGATACCAATGAGCAGCCCGATCGCGCTGAGGCGGAAGCCGTCGTTCAAGTAGCCATCGATCTCTTCGGAAGAATGCGCCAGCCTGTTCTCTGACTGATTTCTTGGCTTGTCGCTTCGATTAATCTTTGTTAAGCTCTTGGGAAGCGTTGCGAGTTGCCTCCGGGTTCTAAGTTTTGTGAAGGAGCACTTCTGCCATGATCACTGTTGTAATTCCTGCTCTCAATGAGTCTGCTGGCATCGGCGGAGTCATTCGTTTGGCTCAGAAATACCCGGGTGTCACCGAGGTGATTGTTGTCGACGATGGGTCCGTGGATAACACTGCGGAGATCGCCGCCGCCGCCGGCGCACAGGTGATCACGAGTTCGCTAAGAGGCAAGGGTGGCTCGATGAGAGACGGCTTGCTCATCGCGCAAAACGAGATCATCGTGTACCTGGACGGGGATCTCCGCGGACTTCGTGAGGATCTCATCGAGATTCTGGTCCGGCCGATTCTGGACGATGGGGCCGATTTCGTAAAAGCAAGGTTCAGCCGCTCTGCCGGCCGTGTGACGACTTTGACGGCTCGTCCGCTGCTGCAGCTCTTCTTCCCGGAACTCGCAGATTTTGTGCAACCCCTGGGCGGGATCATTGCTGCCAAGGCTTCGCTGCTGCGCGACCTGAAGTTTGAGACCGACTACGGTGTCGATCTCGGGCTTCTCATTGACGCACAGATGCTGGGCGCACGAATCACGGAAGTGGATATCGGGCATCTCGATCACGATAGCCAGTCTCTGGAAGCATTGGGCGAGATGTCCAAGCAGGTGGTTCGCTCGTTGCTGCATCGCGCGCATCGTTACGATCGCTTCTCAGCCGACCAGATCCAGGACGTCGAGGAGACCGAGCGTCATATGCAGGCGGGGGCGCCTCTTCCCAAGAGTTGCGTGGCTCCTGTGAACCGGCTCGCCATTTTCGACATGGATGGAACTCTCCTCCGTGGCCGTTTCATTGTCGAACTCGCCAAGAAATGCGGCAAAGAGCGCGAACTCGCAAAGTGGCTGGACAATCACAATGTGGGGACCGAAGAACGCAGTAGCCAGATCGCGGCAATCTTCGCCGGGGTTCCCAAAGAGACCTTCGAGGAGACGGCCATCAACATGGAGTTGATGCCGTCCGCCGTCGAGACCGTAGTCCAATTACGGAAACTCGGCTTTATTGTAGGGATTGTTTCGGACAGCTATCGCATTGCGACGGAGATCGTCAAACGGCGGGTCTTTGCGGACTTCAGTGTGGCCAATATGGTGCGCTTCCGCTCTGGTGTGGCCTGTGGAGAGTTCACGGTGTCGCCTTTGCTCGCCTATGAACAGGGATGCACCATCCACAAGCTCTGCAAGCAGAATGTCGTGCAGCATTTGAAGGACAGCCTGTTGGTGCAGGATCATCAGGTGCTGGTGGTTGGAGACGGCCTGAACGATACCTGCATGTTGAGCGCTGCGGGACTTTCCGTAGCCATCGACCCGAAACATGAACTCGTGCGGCGCGCCGCCCAACACGGCGTCTTCGGTGATTTAGCGCCGATTATTCCTCTTGTTCACGAGCATTGGTCGGACAAATCGGGAATGCCTCTCCTCGGATTGGAATATTTGCAAGAACCAGTTCTGAGCTGATTCCACGTACCAGATCAGGGGAAAAAGACGTCTGGGAGTACAAGGCGTCTTCTTCCTAGGGCAGCACGAATCTTTGCCAGGAAGTGGCAAATGCTACGATAAATCATCACATGCTGCGTGGTCCCAGGTTTTCAGTTCGTGGTTTGGCTTTCTGCCTTGTCGCAGGACTATTCCTTACGCTGCAAGTTTCTAAGTCGCTCCAGACAGGGCAGATTTCCAACACTCTGGATTTTGCCTCCCGTATCGTTTCCTGTGCGGTCGGCTGCGATTTTAATCACGATAATGAACCGGATTCGCTCCGGCTTGTCCACACTGCCCAGTCCACTTCAGTCCGGGTCATTCTGGGCGGGGTGGGAACAACGGAGTTACCGTCCTCCCCTCCGCGTGCCTCGGAAGGCATCCTCTATGCTGCCGACCTCAATGGCGACCAGAATTTGGACGTCGTCTGGGAGTCGAAGTTTGGCTTTCATCGCAGCGTAGTCTGGCTCGGAGACGGCAAGGGCGGCTTCTCGGTCTATGCAAATCCGCATCCCGAGAATGCGAGCCTGGCTTCCGTTCCTCCTGTCCCCTATCGCTCTTCGTCCTCTTCCTCCGCTTCGCCTGGCTGGCTCACGCAGTCGGCTGCGGAAGCCCGGCAGCGGCGCTCGGCCGTTTCCGTTCTCCCACAGTCCCCATACTGGACGGCTCGTCCGAAACGCTCCTCCCGTGTGCAAGAAGTTCCGCCGCGCTCCAGTAGCGAGATCGAAGTCTGGTTGGCTCACACGATCAATCCTCCCCCCTCCTCGATCCTCTCCTAATTTAGTTTTCCATTGATCTTCGGGTGACTTGTCTCACGCCTCGTGCGTGGTGATCGAGTGACGCTTGGAACTTGTGACGTTGACTTCTGCTCCATCACAAGTGACAAAGACGTGTCTCCTTCGCTAGCTAAGGCCAGCTTCGAAGTCAAAAAAATCCAGAATCATGCCTTTTTGAGGAGTTCTTTCCTATGTGTAAGTTCCTGCCGGCCCGGTCGTGTCTTGTGGCCCGGCTGATGCCGATCCTTGTGACGATTGCGATGAGTGCGCTGGCGCAGACCCCGCAAAGTACAGTAACCATTCCGCGACGATTGACCTTGGCAGAAGCAGAAAGTCTGTTGCTGCAGCGCAATCTGGCGATTGCGGTCAATCGCCAGCAACTGGAAGTGGCAGAAGCCACCAAGCTGATCGCGAGTTATAAACCCAATCCAACCATTCAACTGGGAGCCGAGCAGTATCCCATTCACAGCCCCTTGGCTGGTTCCTATCCGCGCTTCTTTACGACTGATTCTGATGCTGGTGCGCAGCCCACCTATACCTTCCTCTTCACCAAGTTGATTGAGCGTGGAGGCAAACGGGAATTGCGGACCAAGCAGGCTGAGGCGCAGGTGGCTGCGGCGCGGGCTCAGATTCTGGAAGCCTTCCGCCAACAGCGTTTTCAATTGCGCCAAGCTTTTGGCGGCGCCGTGTTGGCGCGTCAAAATTTAGCGCTTGCCGAGCAGGCGCTCACCGAGTACGAGCAGACCGAAACACTCACCGACACGCGGGTGAAAAATGGCGAGGCGGCGCAGTTAGAGCTCTACCGGATTCGGAGTGGAAAATTGCCCTACCAGCAAGCGGTCGTGCACGCGAATGTGGCCTACGCGCAGGCGTGTTTCGATGTCTTGAATCTGCTGAACAGCCGGCGGAACGAGGTCACTCTGGAGCCCTCCCCGGCCTCGACCCCCAGCGGTGCGCCGCTCGAGATCGAAGGCGCTTTCTCCGGCACTCCTTTGCTGCTTGGTCTGGACGAACTCCAGCGGATTGCTGCGGAAGAGCGGCCCGACATCGAGATCGCTCGCCGTGTGTTGCAGGCGGGCCAATTCGGCACCAAGCTGGCCGATGCCGAGCGGAAGAGGGACCTCACGCTGGGCATGGAATACCAGCGAGTTGGGAGCGACAGTTCTCTTGGCATGGTGGCTTCGTTCCCGTTGTTTCTCTATAACAACCAGAAGGCCGCCATCACCGCGGCCCGTGCCGCCGAGCGGTCCAGCGCACTGCAATTGCGCCAAGCCGAACTGCAGGCGGCCACCGACGTTGAAAAAGCCTGGCAACTCTATCAATCTGCGCAGCGCAGTCTCAAAGTCTTCAGCGAAGAGAACCTCAAGCAGGTGGAAAGCCTCAGAAGCGTGGCTTTCTTCAGCTACCGGCAAGGCGCAACCAGTCTCTTTGAACTGCTGGACGCACAGCGAACTCTCAACCAGGCGCGTGTCGATTGGAATCAGGCGCGCTTTGACTATCA is part of the Bryobacter aggregatus MPL3 genome and encodes:
- a CDS encoding VCBS repeat-containing protein; amino-acid sequence: MGTTELPSSPPRASEGILYAADLNGDQNLDVVWESKFGFHRSVVWLGDGKGGFSVYANPHPENASLASVPPVPYRSSSSSSASPGWLTQSAAEARQRRSAVSVLPQSPYWTARPKRSSRVQEVPPRSSSEIEVWLAHTINPPPSSILS
- a CDS encoding TolC family protein; this translates as MCKFLPARSCLVARLMPILVTIAMSALAQTPQSTVTIPRRLTLAEAESLLLQRNLAIAVNRQQLEVAEATKLIASYKPNPTIQLGAEQYPIHSPLAGSYPRFFTTDSDAGAQPTYTFLFTKLIERGGKRELRTKQAEAQVAAARAQILEAFRQQRFQLRQAFGGAVLARQNLALAEQALTEYEQTETLTDTRVKNGEAAQLELYRIRSGKLPYQQAVVHANVAYAQACFDVLNLLNSRRNEVTLEPSPASTPSGAPLEIEGAFSGTPLLLGLDELQRIAAEERPDIEIARRVLQAGQFGTKLADAERKRDLTLGMEYQRVGSDSSLGMVASFPLFLYNNQKAAITAARAAERSSALQLRQAELQAATDVEKAWQLYQSAQRSLKVFSEENLKQVESLRSVAFFSYRQGATSLFELLDAQRTLNQARVDWNQARFDYQNSIWLLEAAVGRDLEGAKP
- a CDS encoding TonB-dependent receptor, with translation MSRLFVAFFFGVISVLAQLGTGSITGVVRDGSQAPVAGATVKAVNAASGISTTVVTNEAGGYRVSNILPGTYTVIAEAPGFEAATRANLLLTTAQVIAVDINLAIAGQAQTVNVEANPNLAETQSSSLGQVVGHKYIDNLPLPNRSANSLVNLSPGVVMIDPGQGAENYPIFSIAGGRARNQNFTLDGGNVGNVVGLARPSQVASLPLDALEEFRILSNNYAAEYGHSTGGIVALSTRSGTNQFHGSVFDYMRNEALDARNFFASSRPRLRLNQYGAALGGPIQRDKTHFFASWERTQNTTSNAVLTTVPTLAQRAGDFSANAPIYDPFTLVDGAKAPFPGNQIPASRFDAVAKAATAYFPTPNRSGTANNFGANDRSQLARNIVVGKLDHNLSDNDRLSARYYINDANSSNVGSYGNPVVDPGATFADVRIQSILGTHIHTFSPSLLNQFQVSLMVRKYIQTRAGLNEDWAGKLGFTGVTKAAFPTFNLTGYGLLGGQAVANSAIARIQTPITDLQFQDSVSKFTGKHALKAGFEYRRGYNNESNDISSSGNLVFNRSITDRVGFAGTTGDSYASFLLGAANSAAFSRTDLIPSRASYWALFAQDDYRITSRLTLNIGLRWEVELPRYVDGNRMNAFDPKAINPISGTPGVVTFAGRNGVPTTSFDANWKNFGPRFGFAYNAPFSKNLVIRGGAGILYGPNISNTVTTGASLGFSDNLSLVASAAETAYVLKLSNGFPAYTRPSIETPGFGAVKVGDRATTAVTYFDRHRPSPVSYQYNLDIQKELPGNLLLETGYLANISHHLTANDLTLNQLLPSQFGPGTTQNLRPFPQFSNVTQLNPAIGNSTYHAVFFKAERRFSNGLAFLAHYTFSKFLDDVASSDEFGDPGSYMDQYNRRLDKGRSGTDTPQHLTFTGLYELRKIQSKAWLNAVAGGWQLGVYGNFQSGQTFTVFDSANSTNGFPAGTLRAELVGNPAVDGNWTLQRYFNTAAFAHPAPYRFGSSPRSVLRGPFTSNVDFSIAKHFPIHEALKAELRAITYNSLNMANFNIPGHTLGNPDFGIINSARPARVTEVVLRFLF
- a CDS encoding HAD-IB family phosphatase; protein product: MITVVIPALNESAGIGGVIRLAQKYPGVTEVIVVDDGSVDNTAEIAAAAGAQVITSSLRGKGGSMRDGLLIAQNEIIVYLDGDLRGLREDLIEILVRPILDDGADFVKARFSRSAGRVTTLTARPLLQLFFPELADFVQPLGGIIAAKASLLRDLKFETDYGVDLGLLIDAQMLGARITEVDIGHLDHDSQSLEALGEMSKQVVRSLLHRAHRYDRFSADQIQDVEETERHMQAGAPLPKSCVAPVNRLAIFDMDGTLLRGRFIVELAKKCGKERELAKWLDNHNVGTEERSSQIAAIFAGVPKETFEETAINMELMPSAVETVVQLRKLGFIVGIVSDSYRIATEIVKRRVFADFSVANMVRFRSGVACGEFTVSPLLAYEQGCTIHKLCKQNVVQHLKDSLLVQDHQVLVVGDGLNDTCMLSAAGLSVAIDPKHELVRRAAQHGVFGDLAPIIPLVHEHWSDKSGMPLLGLEYLQEPVLS
- a CDS encoding FAD-dependent oxidoreductase gives rise to the protein MQRRDFLFSTATVGLSSCVHSAKRAQPSTLIPPILPIRAQLDRIFRVTVCLRPFRAAGPRLDVEKVGEKIVVHNYGHGGSGWSLSWGSSSLAVEKAMAGGEREVAVIGCGALGMTSAILLQRAGAKVTIYAKERPPEVRSSRATGSWTPDSRIALASAAGPNFPALWEKMCRTSFHTYESYLGMAGDPVEWTDRYNLSDDTPSPSRSSNDSENALDFAHYQDRVADLTPRSRELPPGSHPFPARKVRRNSSLSFNIAAYSRQLMNDFFVAGGKMETVEFRTPSELSRLPERVIINATGYGARALWKDESIIPVRGQIAWLIPQPGVHYGVSYRNVYILARRDGIVVQGGGRGEMEGYNDTNEQPDRAEAEAVVQVAIDLFGRMRQPVL